In Amycolatopsis coloradensis, one genomic interval encodes:
- a CDS encoding nitrate/nitrite transporter → MHARGKRWIEHWDPENEQFWEETGKKVARRNLWFSILAEHIGFSVWTLWSVMVLFMGPQYGFSAADKFLLVSTPTLIGALMRPLYTFAVARFGGRNWTIVSAMLLLAPTILAAIAMEPGTSLGTFLLIAALGGVGGGNFASSMTNINAFYPEKHKGWALGLNAGGGNLGVAAIQLIGLLVIGTVGATAPRVVLAIYIPLIVVAAVCAYFYMDNLASMKGDTKAMREVVKDPHTWVMSFLYVGTFGSFIGYSFAFGLVLQNQFGRTPLQAAAVTFLGPLLGSFSRPTGGWLADRIGGGKITFVTFVGMAAATVVLILASTSNSLALFTVAFIVLFVLTGIGNGSTYKMIPAIFRAKAKVAISEGADETLEMLKARKLSGALIGLAGAIGALGGLFINLAFRQSFADTKSGVPAFIAFLVFYGLCFAVTWAVYLRKQQSEVTSVRGLALAGAEV, encoded by the coding sequence ATGCACGCTCGTGGAAAGCGCTGGATCGAGCACTGGGATCCGGAGAACGAGCAGTTCTGGGAGGAGACCGGGAAGAAGGTCGCCCGGCGGAACCTCTGGTTCTCCATCCTGGCCGAGCACATCGGCTTCTCCGTCTGGACACTGTGGTCGGTCATGGTCCTGTTCATGGGGCCGCAGTACGGCTTCTCCGCCGCCGACAAGTTCCTGCTGGTCTCGACCCCGACGCTGATCGGCGCGCTGATGCGGCCGCTCTACACCTTCGCGGTGGCGCGGTTCGGCGGCCGGAACTGGACGATCGTCAGCGCGATGCTGTTGCTGGCGCCCACGATCCTGGCGGCGATCGCGATGGAGCCGGGCACTTCGCTCGGCACGTTCCTGCTGATCGCCGCGCTCGGCGGGGTCGGCGGCGGGAACTTCGCGTCGTCGATGACCAACATCAACGCCTTCTACCCCGAGAAGCACAAAGGCTGGGCGCTCGGGCTCAACGCGGGCGGCGGGAACCTCGGCGTGGCGGCGATCCAGCTCATCGGGCTGCTGGTCATCGGCACCGTCGGCGCGACCGCGCCCCGGGTGGTGCTGGCGATCTACATCCCGCTCATCGTGGTCGCGGCGGTCTGCGCGTACTTCTACATGGACAACCTCGCCTCGATGAAGGGCGACACCAAGGCGATGCGCGAGGTCGTCAAGGATCCGCACACCTGGGTGATGTCGTTCCTCTACGTCGGCACTTTCGGCTCGTTCATCGGGTACAGCTTCGCCTTCGGCCTGGTGCTGCAGAACCAGTTCGGCCGCACCCCGCTGCAGGCGGCCGCGGTGACGTTCCTCGGCCCGCTGCTCGGTTCGTTCTCGCGGCCTACCGGCGGCTGGCTGGCCGACCGGATCGGCGGCGGCAAGATCACCTTCGTGACGTTCGTCGGCATGGCCGCGGCGACCGTGGTGCTGATCCTGGCCTCGACGTCGAATTCGCTGGCGCTGTTCACCGTCGCGTTCATCGTGCTGTTCGTGCTCACCGGTATCGGCAACGGCTCGACGTACAAGATGATCCCGGCGATCTTCCGCGCCAAGGCGAAGGTCGCGATCAGCGAGGGCGCGGACGAGACGCTGGAGATGCTCAAGGCCCGCAAGCTTTCCGGCGCGTTGATCGGACTGGCCGGGGCCATCGGCGCACTCGGCGGGCTCTTCATCAACCTGGCCTTCCGCCAGTCGTTCGCGGACACGAAGAGCGGGGTGCCGGCGTTCATCGCCTTCCTGGTCTTCTACGGCCTGTGCTTCGCCGTCACGTGGGCGGTGTACCTGCGCAAGCAGCAGTCGGAGGTGACGAGCGTCCGGGGTCTGGCGCTCGCCGGAGCGGAGGTCTGA
- a CDS encoding Kelch repeat-containing protein, translated as MSTQTEPRTTASGWAATGDLPWARQWDGMNEGPVLLPDGRVLAAGGGDNRGAVTYADAALYDPGSGQWTVTGSLATSRRLHSLTVLPDGKVLAAGGFHGHPSTSPNILTSAEVFDPATGTWSPTGSMHTARCNHHAIALADGRVLVMGGGSERPPIDSLVIAAAEIYDPATGTWTETAPMIHARAAFPAALLPDGRVLVAAGLVETGGDLVGLTFCELYDPVARTWTPTTPIGTAVPLEAGRPRVGAQMVALADGTVLLTGGHTGGPQNWNYAPFSLGESERYDPVTGKWTDAAPMGIPRDEFRLIRLDSGKVLAIGGLEYGGYDAGYQNSEIFDPATGNWGPLLGLTIGRAKFGAVKLADGRVLIAGGAAVLANAGPDGNHVLITKTDLFTP; from the coding sequence ATGAGCACACAGACGGAACCCCGGACGACGGCGAGCGGCTGGGCGGCCACCGGTGACCTGCCCTGGGCGCGCCAATGGGACGGCATGAACGAAGGTCCGGTCCTGCTGCCGGACGGACGTGTCCTCGCCGCGGGCGGTGGCGACAACCGCGGTGCGGTGACGTACGCCGACGCCGCGCTCTACGACCCGGGCAGTGGCCAGTGGACGGTCACCGGATCGCTCGCGACCAGCCGCCGCCTGCACTCGCTGACCGTCCTGCCGGACGGCAAGGTGCTGGCGGCGGGCGGTTTCCATGGCCATCCGTCCACTTCGCCCAACATCCTCACCTCCGCGGAGGTCTTCGACCCGGCGACCGGGACCTGGAGCCCGACCGGCTCGATGCACACCGCCCGCTGCAACCATCACGCGATCGCGCTGGCCGACGGCCGGGTGCTCGTGATGGGCGGCGGGAGCGAACGGCCGCCGATCGATTCCCTGGTGATCGCGGCGGCGGAGATCTACGACCCGGCGACGGGAACCTGGACCGAAACCGCGCCGATGATCCACGCCAGGGCGGCGTTCCCCGCGGCGCTGCTGCCGGACGGCAGGGTGCTCGTCGCGGCGGGCCTCGTCGAAACCGGCGGCGATCTCGTCGGCCTGACCTTCTGCGAGCTCTACGACCCGGTCGCGCGCACCTGGACCCCCACCACGCCGATCGGCACCGCTGTCCCGCTCGAAGCCGGACGGCCGCGCGTCGGCGCGCAGATGGTCGCGCTGGCCGACGGGACCGTGCTGCTCACCGGCGGCCACACCGGCGGGCCGCAGAACTGGAACTACGCGCCGTTCAGCCTCGGCGAATCCGAGCGCTACGACCCGGTCACCGGCAAATGGACCGACGCGGCGCCGATGGGGATCCCGCGCGACGAATTCCGCCTGATCCGCTTGGACTCCGGCAAGGTGCTGGCCATCGGTGGCCTCGAATACGGCGGGTACGACGCCGGCTACCAGAACTCCGAGATCTTCGACCCCGCGACCGGGAACTGGGGGCCGCTGCTCGGGCTCACCATCGGCCGGGCGAAGTTCGGCGCGGTCAAACTCGCCGACGGCCGGGTCCTCATCGCGGGTGGCGCCGCCGTGCTGGCCAACGCCGGCCCGGACGGCAACCACGTCCTCATCACCAAGACCGACCTCTTCACCCCCTGA
- a CDS encoding DUF3224 domain-containing protein, whose translation MNTFAMKNWEESVVSGTEGAPRVAYAHATLAYSGLIEGESVLDYLLYYAGEGYDGGDTTSPGLERIEGSVDGRKGSFVIKHDTGFDTQGIRSAFTVVEGSGTGELAGITGSGTTTGALGEPTMSYTLEYAL comes from the coding sequence ATGAACACGTTCGCCATGAAGAACTGGGAAGAATCCGTCGTCAGCGGCACGGAGGGCGCGCCGCGAGTCGCCTACGCGCACGCCACGCTCGCCTACAGCGGGCTGATCGAAGGCGAGTCCGTCCTCGACTACTTGCTGTACTACGCGGGCGAGGGCTACGACGGCGGCGACACGACCTCTCCCGGCCTCGAACGGATCGAAGGCAGTGTGGACGGACGTAAGGGAAGCTTCGTGATCAAGCACGACACCGGGTTCGACACGCAGGGGATCAGGTCTGCGTTCACCGTGGTCGAGGGCTCCGGAACGGGTGAACTCGCCGGGATCACCGGCAGCGGCACCACGACGGGCGCCCTCGGCGAGCCGACGATGTCGTACACGCTCGAATACGCGCTCTAG
- a CDS encoding YafY family protein yields the protein MRASRLLSVLLLLQNRGRMTAEELATELEVSVRTVYRDVEALSAAGVPVYADRGRTGGYQLIDGYRTRLTGLTEEEAQSLSLAGLPGAASELGLGTVLAAAQLKLHAAMPAELRAGASKISERFCLDVPGWHRGIESLPRLSELADAVWHGRRIKVRYERWGQRKVDRVLDPLGLILKAGNWYLAARCDGTDRTYRVSRIEELEDLGETFERPSDFDLARYWREWSEQFEKRMYSRVAVVRLNEFARILVPFHLGAVGARALREADAEPDENGWLTMELPVEPGEPAVGELLRFGGNLEVLEPPELRERLAEEIRKMGARYG from the coding sequence ATGCGCGCGAGCAGACTCCTGTCGGTCCTCCTCCTGCTGCAGAACCGCGGCCGGATGACGGCCGAGGAGCTGGCGACCGAGCTGGAGGTGTCGGTCCGGACGGTCTACCGCGACGTCGAGGCGCTGTCCGCGGCCGGTGTGCCGGTGTACGCCGATCGCGGGCGCACGGGCGGATATCAGCTGATCGACGGCTATCGCACGCGGCTGACCGGGCTCACCGAGGAGGAGGCGCAATCGCTTTCGCTGGCGGGCCTGCCGGGCGCGGCCAGTGAACTCGGGCTGGGCACCGTACTCGCCGCCGCGCAGCTCAAACTGCACGCCGCCATGCCGGCGGAGCTGCGTGCCGGGGCGAGCAAGATCTCCGAACGGTTCTGTCTCGACGTGCCTGGCTGGCATCGCGGGATCGAAAGCCTGCCGCGACTGTCCGAACTGGCCGACGCGGTCTGGCACGGGCGGCGGATCAAGGTCCGGTACGAACGCTGGGGGCAGCGGAAGGTCGATCGCGTGCTCGACCCGCTGGGCCTGATCCTCAAGGCCGGGAACTGGTATCTCGCGGCGCGATGCGACGGGACCGACCGGACCTATCGGGTCTCCCGGATCGAAGAGCTCGAAGACCTCGGTGAGACCTTCGAGCGGCCGTCCGACTTCGACCTCGCGCGCTATTGGCGGGAATGGTCGGAGCAGTTCGAAAAGCGGATGTACTCGCGAGTGGCGGTGGTCCGGCTGAACGAGTTCGCCCGCATACTGGTGCCGTTCCATCTCGGTGCCGTCGGAGCACGGGCGTTGCGGGAAGCGGACGCCGAGCCGGACGAAAACGGCTGGCTGACGATGGAACTGCCCGTGGAACCCGGAGAACCGGCGGTCGGTGAACTACTGCGGTTCGGCGGGAACCTCGAAGTGCTCGAACCGCCGGAGCTGCGCGAGCGGCTGGCGGAAGAGATCAGGAAGATGGGCGCGCGTTATGGCTGA
- the nirD gene encoding nitrite reductase small subunit NirD — translation MTTSIQRTWTAVCAAGAVPEWSGVAALLDGGVQVAIFRLPGDRWYALSNMDPISGAAVLSRGIVGDAGGVPVVASPVYKERFDLRTGDCLDAEGVSVAAYRVRVTDGVVEVEFSP, via the coding sequence GTGACGACCTCGATCCAGCGCACCTGGACCGCCGTCTGCGCGGCGGGAGCCGTCCCCGAATGGTCCGGTGTCGCCGCCCTGCTCGACGGCGGCGTGCAGGTGGCGATCTTCCGGCTGCCCGGCGACCGATGGTACGCACTGTCCAATATGGACCCGATCAGCGGCGCGGCGGTGCTTTCGCGGGGGATCGTCGGCGACGCGGGCGGCGTCCCCGTGGTGGCGTCGCCGGTGTACAAGGAACGTTTCGATCTGCGGACCGGAGACTGTCTCGACGCCGAAGGTGTCTCGGTCGCGGCCTATCGGGTGCGGGTCACCGATGGCGTCGTGGAGGTGGAATTCTCACCGTGA
- a CDS encoding uroporphyrinogen-III synthase encodes MTEALPLAGFVIGITAARRADELGALFVRKGASVRYGPAIRIVPLADDTELRSATMRLLDDRVDVVVATTGIGFRGWVEAAEGWGLGEELLDRLGKSSLLARGPKAKGAIRAAGLSEDYSPASESNAEVLRHLLDSGVDGQRIAVQLHGEPLPYFVDSLRAAGAEVIEVPVYRWVGPADPGPLDRLLDGVLDGSVDALPFTSAPAVASMLAVAKRTGRLPGIVRALEKRVVAACVGPITAAPLAALGIPTVQPTRSRIGALARTVSDALESRSPRLTAGGRSIELRGQAALVDGQWCDIAPAPMAMLRVLAESPGRVFSRRELVAALPDGGEEHAVETAIGRLRSSLGTPKLVQTVVKRGYRLAVDP; translated from the coding sequence GTGACAGAAGCCCTTCCCCTGGCGGGATTCGTCATCGGGATCACGGCGGCGCGACGGGCTGACGAGCTCGGCGCGCTGTTCGTGCGTAAGGGTGCGAGCGTGCGCTACGGCCCGGCCATCCGGATCGTGCCGCTCGCCGACGACACCGAACTGCGGTCGGCGACCATGCGCCTGCTGGACGACCGGGTCGACGTCGTCGTCGCGACGACCGGGATCGGCTTCCGCGGCTGGGTCGAGGCGGCCGAGGGCTGGGGGCTGGGGGAGGAGCTGCTCGACCGGCTCGGCAAGTCGTCGCTTCTGGCGCGTGGCCCGAAGGCCAAGGGCGCGATCCGCGCGGCCGGGCTTTCGGAGGACTACTCGCCCGCCTCGGAGAGCAACGCCGAGGTGCTGAGACATCTTCTCGATTCCGGTGTGGACGGTCAGCGGATCGCGGTGCAGCTGCACGGCGAACCGCTTCCGTACTTCGTGGACAGTCTGCGCGCCGCGGGCGCCGAGGTGATCGAGGTGCCGGTGTACCGCTGGGTCGGCCCGGCCGACCCCGGCCCACTGGACCGGCTGCTCGACGGCGTTCTCGACGGTTCGGTGGACGCGTTGCCGTTCACCAGCGCGCCCGCCGTCGCGTCCATGCTGGCGGTCGCGAAACGGACCGGACGGTTGCCGGGAATCGTGCGGGCACTGGAGAAACGGGTCGTGGCGGCCTGTGTCGGGCCGATCACGGCGGCGCCGTTGGCCGCGCTCGGGATCCCGACGGTGCAGCCCACCCGGTCGCGGATCGGGGCGCTGGCGCGGACGGTGTCCGACGCGCTCGAATCCCGTTCGCCGCGGCTGACCGCGGGCGGCCGGAGCATCGAACTGCGGGGGCAGGCGGCGCTGGTCGACGGGCAGTGGTGTGACATCGCGCCCGCGCCGATGGCCATGCTGCGGGTGCTGGCGGAATCGCCGGGGCGGGTGTTCTCCCGGCGGGAACTGGTCGCCGCCTTGCCCGATGGCGGCGAGGAACACGCCGTCGAGACCGCCATCGGACGCCTGCGGAGCTCTTTGGGCACGCCGAAACTGGTCCAGACGGTGGTGAAACGCGGCTACCGGCTGGCCGTCGACCCCTGA
- the nirB gene encoding nitrite reductase large subunit NirB — MRKLVVAGHGMVAHRLVEAVRAEDKAGQWQVVVLAEEARPAYDRVALTSYVDTWDPASLALEGADYADDPLVELRLGDAVVSVDRDRKVVVTEAGYEQPYDALVLATGSRPFVPPVPGHDLPGCFVYRTIEDLDAIREAAQRPGRGRRSAVVIGGGLLGLEAAKALRDMGLSPHVVEMAPRLMPLQVDEGGGGLLRRLITDLDVTVHTGTSTDAIEPDGERYIAKLGNGTELDVDLVVFSAGIRPRDDLARSSGLEVGARGGILVDDTCRTSDPAVYAIGECAAVDGKVYGIVAPGYAMAEIVAARLTGGEGSFPEPDMSTKLKLMGVDVASFGDAHAATEGALEVAFNDAVAGTYKKLVVSDDSKTLLGGVLVGDASEFNTLRAMVGRPLPAEPGAILAPAGGGAAVGVDALPDAAQICSCNAVSKGAITHAITEEGCDSVAKIKGCTRAGTACGSCVPLLGKLLTACGVEQSKALCEHFTQSRAELFQILQATRITTFSEMIDRYGTGTGCAICKPAIASILATLGNGHILAGEQATLQDTNDKFLANLQRNGTYSVVPRIPGGEITPEKLMVIAQVAMDFGLYTKITGGQRIDLFGATVDQLPLIWRRLVDAGFESGHAYGKSLRTVKSCVGSTWCRYGVQDSVGLAIELELRYRGLRSPHKLKSAVSGCARECAEARSKDFGIIATDKGWNLYVGGNGGATPRHADLLVSEVDTETLIRTIDRFLMFYVRTADRLQRTAPWVEEMEGGLDHLRAVIVDDKLGICEDLDAAMAKHVGDYADEWRGVLEDPEKLAKFSSFVNAPGTPDPTISFRRERDQNVPVLLGIPEVKQ; from the coding sequence ATGCGGAAACTCGTCGTCGCGGGACATGGCATGGTCGCGCACCGGCTCGTGGAAGCGGTGCGCGCGGAGGACAAGGCCGGCCAGTGGCAGGTCGTGGTGCTCGCCGAGGAGGCGCGCCCCGCCTACGACCGCGTCGCCTTGACGTCCTATGTGGATACCTGGGACCCCGCGTCCCTTGCCCTGGAAGGCGCGGACTACGCGGACGACCCGCTGGTCGAACTGCGGCTCGGCGACGCGGTGGTTTCGGTTGACCGGGATCGGAAGGTCGTCGTCACCGAAGCCGGATACGAGCAGCCGTACGACGCACTCGTCCTCGCGACCGGTTCGCGGCCGTTCGTCCCGCCGGTGCCGGGCCATGATCTTCCTGGCTGCTTCGTCTACCGGACGATCGAGGACCTCGACGCCATCCGGGAAGCCGCTCAGCGGCCCGGGCGCGGACGTCGTTCGGCGGTCGTCATCGGTGGCGGGCTGCTCGGTCTCGAGGCCGCGAAGGCGTTGCGGGACATGGGCCTTTCGCCGCACGTGGTCGAGATGGCGCCGCGCCTGATGCCGCTGCAGGTCGACGAGGGCGGCGGCGGCCTGCTCCGGCGGCTGATCACCGACCTCGACGTGACCGTCCACACGGGAACGTCGACCGACGCCATCGAGCCGGACGGCGAACGCTACATCGCGAAGCTCGGCAACGGCACGGAACTCGACGTCGATCTGGTCGTGTTCTCCGCCGGTATCCGGCCGCGTGACGATCTGGCGCGTTCGTCCGGGCTGGAGGTCGGCGCGCGGGGCGGGATCCTGGTCGACGACACCTGCCGGACGTCCGATCCGGCGGTGTACGCGATCGGCGAATGCGCGGCCGTGGACGGCAAGGTGTACGGCATCGTGGCGCCCGGATACGCGATGGCGGAGATCGTCGCGGCGCGGCTGACCGGTGGCGAGGGCAGCTTTCCCGAGCCGGACATGTCGACGAAGCTCAAACTGATGGGTGTCGACGTCGCCAGCTTCGGCGACGCGCACGCGGCGACCGAGGGTGCGCTGGAGGTCGCGTTCAACGACGCCGTCGCCGGGACGTACAAGAAGCTCGTCGTTTCGGACGACTCGAAGACGTTGCTCGGCGGTGTGCTCGTCGGTGACGCGAGCGAGTTCAACACGCTGCGCGCGATGGTCGGCAGGCCGCTGCCCGCCGAACCCGGCGCGATCCTCGCCCCGGCCGGTGGCGGGGCGGCGGTCGGCGTCGACGCGCTGCCCGATGCCGCGCAGATCTGTTCCTGCAACGCGGTTTCCAAGGGTGCGATCACGCACGCGATCACCGAAGAGGGCTGCGATTCGGTCGCCAAGATCAAGGGCTGCACCCGGGCGGGCACGGCCTGCGGATCCTGTGTCCCGCTGCTGGGCAAGCTGCTGACGGCGTGCGGTGTCGAACAGTCGAAGGCGTTGTGCGAGCACTTCACGCAGTCCCGCGCGGAGCTGTTCCAGATCCTCCAGGCCACGCGGATCACCACGTTCAGCGAGATGATCGACCGCTACGGCACCGGAACCGGCTGCGCCATCTGCAAACCGGCGATCGCGTCCATCCTGGCCACGCTGGGCAACGGGCATATCCTCGCCGGCGAGCAGGCGACCCTGCAGGACACCAACGACAAGTTCCTCGCGAACCTGCAGCGCAACGGGACGTACTCGGTGGTCCCGCGGATCCCCGGCGGCGAGATCACACCGGAGAAGCTCATGGTGATCGCGCAGGTGGCGATGGACTTCGGGCTGTACACCAAGATCACCGGCGGACAGCGGATCGACCTGTTCGGCGCCACCGTCGACCAGCTCCCGCTGATCTGGCGGCGGCTCGTCGACGCCGGGTTCGAGTCAGGGCACGCGTACGGGAAGTCGTTGCGCACGGTGAAGTCGTGCGTCGGTTCGACGTGGTGCCGCTACGGCGTGCAGGACAGCGTCGGGCTGGCGATCGAGCTGGAGCTGCGCTACCGCGGCCTGCGCTCGCCGCACAAGCTGAAGTCCGCCGTTTCGGGCTGTGCCCGGGAATGCGCCGAGGCGCGGAGCAAGGACTTCGGCATCATCGCCACCGACAAGGGCTGGAACCTCTATGTCGGCGGGAACGGCGGCGCGACCCCGCGGCACGCCGATCTGCTGGTGTCCGAAGTGGACACGGAGACGCTGATCCGCACGATCGACCGGTTCCTGATGTTCTACGTCCGCACGGCCGACCGCCTGCAGCGCACCGCGCCGTGGGTCGAGGAGATGGAGGGTGGCCTCGATCACCTGCGCGCGGTGATCGTCGACGACAAGCTCGGCATCTGCGAGGACCTCGACGCGGCGATGGCCAAACACGTCGGCGACTACGCCGACGAATGGCGCGGCGTGCTGGAGGACCCGGAGAAGCTGGCGAAGTTCAGCTCGTTCGTCAACGCGCCGGGCACGCCGGACCCGACGATCTCGTTCCGACGAGAACGCGACCAGAACGTACCCGTGCTGCTGGGCATCCCGGAGGTGAAACAGTGA
- a CDS encoding DNA glycosylase AlkZ-like family protein, with protein sequence MLEVDRKQVLAYRIAAHGLHREETDPAAAAVFDLGLQDSVRDAALLGLAARIDGDITPGVWDDERFVLAWTHRGAPHFHRRAELDAIRAALVPLDEKDAMARILWQRKQVEDAGRSATDALFTATKAIRKVVTGPQTKGTVSGAVTKLIPEGLSYACRGCGVVHIYEQLMRIASIHAGVRLEAGATPATLAPLEGRGRLKTSPDAKAATRVVEGYLRINGPAAPGDAAAYVGTTRTGVDAMWPDGLAEVRVDGKKAFLPEDRVALLENPPEPDVVRLLPPLDPFVQARDRAVLLPDKTRQKEVWKILGSPGALLADGEISGVWRAKANGRKRLDFTVTPFGALRPAVRKAAEEEAARVAAAREFPGFRVAWS encoded by the coding sequence GTGCTCGAGGTCGATCGCAAGCAGGTGCTGGCATACCGGATCGCCGCGCACGGCCTGCACCGCGAGGAGACGGATCCGGCCGCGGCGGCCGTGTTCGACCTCGGTCTGCAGGATTCCGTACGGGACGCCGCCCTGCTGGGCCTCGCCGCCCGGATCGACGGCGACATCACGCCCGGCGTCTGGGACGACGAACGTTTCGTGCTCGCGTGGACGCATCGCGGCGCGCCGCATTTCCACCGGCGCGCGGAACTGGACGCGATCCGGGCCGCGCTCGTGCCGCTCGACGAGAAGGACGCGATGGCCCGGATCCTCTGGCAGCGCAAGCAGGTCGAGGACGCGGGCAGGTCCGCCACGGACGCGCTGTTCACCGCCACGAAAGCGATCCGCAAGGTCGTCACCGGCCCGCAGACCAAGGGCACGGTGAGCGGCGCGGTCACGAAACTGATCCCCGAAGGCCTGTCGTACGCCTGCCGCGGCTGCGGTGTCGTCCACATCTACGAGCAGTTGATGCGGATCGCGTCGATCCACGCCGGGGTCCGGCTGGAAGCGGGCGCGACGCCGGCGACGTTGGCCCCACTGGAAGGGCGCGGCAGGCTCAAGACGTCGCCGGACGCCAAGGCGGCCACCCGCGTGGTCGAGGGTTACCTGCGGATCAACGGTCCCGCCGCTCCCGGCGACGCCGCCGCCTATGTCGGGACGACCCGCACCGGGGTCGACGCGATGTGGCCGGACGGCTTGGCCGAGGTCCGCGTCGACGGCAAGAAGGCCTTCCTGCCGGAAGACCGGGTAGCGCTGCTGGAGAATCCGCCGGAGCCGGACGTGGTGCGCCTGCTGCCGCCGCTCGATCCGTTCGTCCAGGCACGCGACCGCGCCGTCCTTCTGCCGGACAAGACCCGGCAGAAGGAGGTCTGGAAGATCCTCGGCAGTCCCGGCGCGCTGCTGGCCGACGGCGAGATCTCCGGTGTGTGGCGGGCCAAGGCGAACGGCAGGAAACGGCTCGACTTCACCGTCACCCCGTTCGGCGCCCTCCGCCCGGCCGTCCGGAAAGCGGCCGAAGAGGAGGCGGCCCGCGTCGCCGCCGCCAGGGAGTTCCCCGGCTTCCGCGTCGCCTGGTCCTGA